The stretch of DNA TCCCTGGATGACGATTTCTTCCTTGCCATCAGCCGTTTTAGTGACAGACGCACCGGTGGCAAACTTGGAGGAAAACGTCTTggacagcttcttgagatcgAGTTCAAACACCTCCAGTCCCGACACGGAGATGATTCGTTTTCTCTTGGATCGTTCGATTCGCTTGATGACGACCTTGGAGGCCAGCTTTTTCAGCAGCTCtcgctcggccttggcTTCGTctttctgctgctgcttctggagctttcggtcaatctcctcctgcttTTCAGCGGAGATGGAAGAGGCCTGGACGGCGTTTGTGAGAGCCTCGACCGAGTAGAGCTGGGCAAAGAGCTCCTGGTCGTTGTCTTCCAGCCAGGCCTTACATCGCTTGAAGGCGCCGCCGAATTCGCAGTATTCCGGAGGCAAGGTGCACACGCCACAGTAGAGCACGGTCCTTGGCACTACTTCGGTCATCgatggtgttgatgatTGATGGATGGGATGAAATTAATTGTCCATGTAGGTTTGGAGGGGTGGTGGGTTCGATTTGCGGCGACTACGTTTAATCACAGGTATTTCTATATGAGCGGTGGCGGGGAAAAGAGGTGGTTGGTGGGTTTTCTGTCCCGGTTTTTGTGAGCTTTGGTTGATCTGATCTGTTTTTGTTCTCATTTTGGCACTATTTGAACGGTGCTATGATCTTGTCTGATGCCACTGTGATGAAAACAAGGTTCGATAAGCGGCCGATAAGGAAGGGCTTTGTTGTGGGTGACGCGAGAGAACGCTTAGAGACAGTCTACTGATACTACGATCGGGTCTGTTTCTTCAATTCAGCTGTGATGAGACTTTAGAGCGCCAAAACGTACTTTGGTCTATCCAGTATTACGCAGATAGCGGAGGATGGTGCGAGAAGATCAGTATTGACGAGTAGTTGTATGCAAGGTTTGTTAGTTGGGAAtttagttgggagtttGTTGATCAAGGATATTTAATTTAGAAAAAAgcagaaagaaaaaaaaaagaagaaaaaaaaaagaaaaaaaaaaaactgaaTGTAttatgcagaaaaaaatatggGGCCAGCAGACTGGTTCTGAAGAGCATAGAATGGGACTATGATTGGTTGTATATATTTAGAAACTTACCTTTTGTACGAGTGTATCTTTTCCGCGGTCAGATGACAGTAATATCGGTGTATGAAGGCACTCGAGCCGGAATTATCAGAGTATCTACTTATCGCACACTTGAAAAATGACAATGTACTGACCGCAAATAcgctggtcacgtgccatTTCTTCTCAGCACGTGTCTGACCGGctctctacttgtatgcCACCTGAACAGCCTCATTCTTGGGTTCCCCTTGGGGCATTTGGGTTGGTGTGCGTTCTAtcatgtatgtacaagtcgTTCTATCATGACGTGAACAGTACATGCACCAATTAATGTACAGTGACACGCTAACACAGATGACAGATGTGCAGTACATCACGAGTACCCGGTCCGTGGATGCTCAATGGAACTCCATTTGTCAACATTTGTGTCAGTAGTCACTAAACACTCCCGATATCGCAGCTGATGATGGCGCTTGTGTGTATAATTTCTTTTTGACACAGCCTCTACAAACACAAGGACATTGTATGCATGACCCCTGGACAGCCGCGTGCCGCTAATGAGGCGTGGTGTGGCACTAGGGCAAATATTCATGTGCTACTCTCAGGTTTGAAGGAGTACCTTACTTGTGCTTTGGTATTTGCTAGACGTTCTGTCTACTGTTAGCTGATCTTAACCGGAAACACACTCGTCACACTAGCTACACTAGCTACAGGCTGCTCCGTGCTACAAAACCCGTACTCTCGCGGTAACGCTACTCGCGCCGTCTATACACTCGTTCGACTAGCAGCTCGATCTCCAACTTCCCAGACTCTTTCATTCGACCTCACAACTCCACCTTCCCCAGGCTATCACTCGCTGTCCGGCTGCCATGAACATCGACGAGCTCGTCAACGCGCCTCAGAAAGGCCATAGTCTGGCGGGCATGTCGATCCAGACGTTTCTGTCGTCCCTGGTGGTCGCCATTGTCATATTCGGAATCCAGCTGGCTATTTTCATTCTCATTCGACCGAGAATCAAAAAGCTCTACGAACCAAGAACATATCTGGTCCCCCCTGAACTGCGAGTCGTATCTCCGGGATCGGGCCTCATAGACTGGCTCACAGCGACAGTCAGGTACGACATTGAAGACGTGGTCGACAGAGGAGGCCTTGACTCGTACTTCTTTCTGAGATTCATGCGCATGCTGCTGTGGATCTTTGGAGTGGCATGTTGCATCATCATCCCCATTCTCGTGCCCATCAACGCCACGGGAAACACAGCAGACATGCTCTCGGAGCCCACAGGAATGGACAACCTCTCGTGGTCAAACATCGGACCCTACAAGAGCTCGCGGTACTCGGCCCATCTGGTCATGGCTATCGCCACGGTGATTGTGCTGCTAGCTCTCTTCACTTATGAGCTCAACGTGTACATTGAAAAACGACACCGATATCTCACCAAGCCAAGTCACCAGATCAGAGCCACGGCAACCACCATCCTCATCAAATACGTGCCTGCTCATTTGAGAAGCGAAAAGGCCATCAAGAATCTGTTCAGAAACCTAGGAGACGTGAAAAATGTCTGGTTCACAAGAGACTACTCCAAACTGActtctcttctgtcgcTACAGAAGAAACGGTACCGACAACTCGAATGTCTGGTGACCAAACGCATAATCAAGTCAGAAAAGACATTCAAGAAAGACCCGGAGAATGATTCAGAGGATACAACCAGATATCTTCCCAAGCCTGAGTCCATAAGATCTCCATTGGCTACTGTTTTCGGCATAGACATCAAAATTCCGTTTCTGGGCACTAAACACGACTCTATCGAATGGCATTGCGAGGAGATTGAACGGCTAACTAAAGAAATTGCGGCTCTCAAGTCTGAAACATCCCAGTTTGAGACAATGCCCACTTGTATGATCCAATTCAACACCCAGTTGGACGCCCATGTGGCATGTCAGTCTCTATCTTACCATAACCCCAACTTCATGGACACACGACTGATTGAGACAGACCATAGAGATGTCATTTGGGCAAACATGAGAGGTTCCTTCTATGAGGAAAAGGTGAGATTTGCCATTGCTACCGCTCTCAACCTAGCTCTCATCATTGGCTGGGCCATTCCAGTGTCTGTGGTTGGTCTCATTTCTCAAATCAGCTATCTGACCCAGCTACTTCCATTTCTGAGCTTTCTTAACGACCTCCCGGAAGCCATCAAGGGAGCCATCAGTGGTATTTTACCCCCTTTGCTTCTTGCTCTGCTTATGATGCTCGTCCCCCCTATTCTTACTCTTTTGGCCTACCTCAAGGGCATTTCGACAGGTATTCGAGTCCAGTTGGACGTTCAAAAGTACTACTATGCATTCCAGTACATTCAGCTCTTCTTGGTCATTACCGTCTCATCAGGCCTGACGACTACTGTCCAACAAATTGTAGATACACCTACGTCGACGCCCACTATTCTCGCCAACAATCTCCCCAAAGCAGCAAACTTCTTCATGTCGTATCTTATCCTACAAGGAATGATCACATCGATGAACAACATGCTGCGAGTGGACGAGCTCATTTTTCATCTGCTGGCACGGATTATGCCTGCTACTACTGCCCACAGGAAGTTTTCTCGTCTGTCTTCCATTTCCGAAGTCATTTGGGGCAACACTTTCCCCACATACACCAATCTGGCGACTATTGGTATCATCTACTCCATCATCAGTCCGATCATTCTCATTTTCTGTCTCATTTCGTTTTCTTTGACTTACATGGCGTTCAAGTACCGTATCATCTACTGCAATGTCAACCGAGTGAACTCTTACGGCTTGTTCTTTCCGACCGCAATCTTCCAACTCTTCACGGGTATCTACACACTTCAATTGTGTCTGATTggtcttttctttttggtCAAAGACGAGAAACAGACGAAATTCGTGTGCACCAAACACGCCATCATCATGATTATCGTCCTGGCCTTCACCATTCTGTACCAGCTGCATCTGAGCTCGAAGCTCAAGGCCGTCATTGAGTATCTTCCTGTGGACAAAGCGGCAACTGACCTCAACAGTGAAATTGTGTGTGAGAAGGGTAAACAGAGCATTTCTCACATTTTCACGGAAGGAGGCACCCAGTATCACGAGAAGACTGATGGTGTGAAGACCGAAGCAGGAGTAAATGGAACCAGTATCTCAATCAGAGAGCTAGCAGACCTTCAAGAACTGGAAACTGTTCCTCTGACCCCGTACACAGTTCCAGAAAACCCATTCGAGACTCCAGCAGCCCTGCCTGGACCTCAAACGCAGACATCGGCTTCCATCTCCTCTCCTCGGGTCAAAAACGTAGCAATCAACACTCTCACCAGACTTGGTAGAATTGTGTACACCGGTTCCGAAGACACTCGAACCACGGCCTCTCAGTTCATGTACAGAGGCATCTttgaccagctcaacaCGAATCTCGAGTCGATATCGGCTGATAACCGagagaagctgctcaacagaGCGTTTCTCCATGAGTCTCTCCGAACGCCAGATTACATATGTTGGGTTCCGGAAGATGAGCTCGGGGTCGGAATTCGAGAAATCGGCCGGATTCGCCAACAGTTTCCGCTCGTTCGCATCTCCAACGACTCCTGTTACCTCCACAATCAGAAGATCATGTTCACCAGGGCTCCTCCAGATTatgacgagatcaagaacATGAGGTTGTAGTTAGGAAGGGAATAAATGTtaatataaataatgcTATGTACTGTCTGTGGCAAGTAACCGGTCTCTGAAGTTGCTTGGTGGCTATTCCGATGTCTATCTGCTGAAAAGTTAGGGTCCACAGCGTCTGATTGCTACCGTGTCGAATTCATAGAGCTACTTTCTGCAGAGTGAGCTATTCCTTATGACGAGCCAGAAGCCGTATCTGCTCCAGTGGCTGtccctgctgctcccgctGTAGCAGACCGTTTCTTTCTCGGCCAGAGACTGGGCAGAATAAAGATCATTTGATGAGGCTCGACGTAGTGATCTCGGAACCATTTCTGGATCTTGGAATCTACCAGTGACTCCAGAGTCGGCACGTTCTGTAGACGCGAACGAGACCCCACCAGCGACTTGACCGACAGCTGCAGCTTGTAATCCggctcaaagttgatggACAGAATAGTGTCTCGCTTGTCCTTTTCGTCTTCTTCAGTCTGTTCGATCTGTTGGTAAAGAGAGATGTTCAGACGGGCTGTGAACCGGACAATAGTGACGGAAAGGGAAACTGGCAGAGAAGTCGACAGCGACAAAAAGGGCGACAGGATCTTGGGCTGGTTGAGATTCAGTCTCGTTTCAATTCCCAGCGTAATTGTATCTGAAAGATCGATATCCATTTGAGCTTCCAAGCGCGAGTCGTCGTACTCGGCATTGTTGGGCATGTTGTTTCCTGACGCAGCTCCGGATCCTGCGGGCCCTGTGCCTTTGTGGGTGATTTTGCAGTTGGACAAGATGGGGTAATCGTCGCCGAGGTTGATTTCCGTCACGTTGATTCTGTCGATGAAGTCTGGACGTTTGGAGTTGAAGGCTGCATCGAGCGAATTGAGCAGATTCAGGTTGTTGTTCGCCTTGGCATCGAACCGCAGCTGGGTGATAATCTGGGCCACCAACACGTTGAACCAGTCGAGCGACTCTGGCGCGTGAGACGACAGCTGGTAGCAGGTCTTGTGCAGAATCTCATCTACAGGGGATAGATCGAGATCGAGATCGAGATCGATGATAGCGGAATCGTCTTGAAGGGTGGAGTCATTTTCCGGCTCGATTCCCTCGGCAATTGTGGGTGTAGTAGGTACTGGGACGGCAAGGTTGGAGGTGCTACCAGCAACACTGCTGCCTGCCATACCCCTCGGTGTAGCACCTCCATTTTGGCCCAACACAGGTACCGCTCCCGAAGTAGACCTCACCATGGACACCCGGCTGCTTCCAGGGCGCGAAATAGAGGCCCCAGCAGCCCCCGTAGCCAGTCTGTTTCGCAGGTTGGTGGACGACTTGTTGCGTCTTACGCCACTGGTCTTGACTCCATTGGCTGTCTGACCACCCATGGCCACAtgctcggcctccttgtccttggccgACACAGCGGTCATGTCATTACCTTTTTTCGGGCTCTTGTTCTCGGCAAAAATGACAAACTTGAGAATGATAATGACTGTGATAATGACTGACAGTTGGCCCAGAACCAGCCCCTCGGTGAAGCCCCAGCCAGACTGTTGTTTGAGAGCCTTCTGAATCAGCTCTGCGGGGATCACCATCGGTTCCGGCGGCGGCTGGATCGATCGCAGCACTTCTTTAGCGGGCATGGGTGTATTGTGATGATGATCAgattggtggtgatgttggtgcAGTAATAAATTTGAGCCTAATTGGATTGAAGAAGATGGCCTATTTGGGTGAATTGACAATGGTTCGGTAAGGAGATGAGAAAGATAATGAATTTCGTTCCACGTTGGGTATTTTATTGATATCAATTTGATGTGATTACTGTAGTGCCAACTAGCTGATTTTCTCGCCAGTTGGTTTACTTTAGTTGAGAATTACTTTAACTGAAAAGTCCGCTAGGGGTTCAAATTTGATGTTCCAGATGTTGGAAAAGAATTAAAATACCACCAAGTTGTAGAGCCGCTCAATATTGTTCATATGGGACTATAATATTACCCACTTGTCGATCAAAAATTGAGAGCTATTTACATTTTTACATTTACCCAGTGGAATTTATTTACTTAGACTTTGTTAGGAGCAACCCAGCCGTTCTTAGTACATGCTGGCactcgtatcgtacatcCTCGAACGGATCTCAGGCTCTGTACATGTGATGACAGTaccaatacttgtagtcgtccCGCGCAGACTGGCTACTTGATCAATCTCTCATTTCATAATCTAACATACTATATACAATTATCGCTGGCCGCTCTGCTGCAGCTTGGTGATGTAGACTCGAGAAACGAGGTTCCAGGCCATGATGTACTTCTGGGCGCACTGAGCGGTGCAgttctgggttagtaagaAACTTCCGAGGGCAATTCGGGATCGAGCAAGCTCGGTAGTTGATGCCACAAGTCGTAAGCGCACAGCATCGACTGTGAGTGCACAGTATCTTGTTGGCTACATAGATGTAGATCTCGAATGTCTAGTTGTCAGAAAAGCTTGCTTCTCTGACAACAGTGTCAGTCTCTCGGGCGCAATATCTTGAATTCAAAGAACATGTGTAATTGAATAGATTTGCTCACAGGTCCCCGCTCGCCTCCACAACCCTCGATGGCAGCTCCAGCATGATAACTTTGCATTGCTGTAGACTG from Yarrowia lipolytica chromosome 1D, complete sequence encodes:
- a CDS encoding uncharacterized protein (Compare to YALI0D06842g, similar to uniprot|P47089 Saccharomyces cerevisiae YJR014w Density-regulated protein homolog, similar to Saccharomyces cerevisiae TMA22 (YJR014W); ancestral locus Anc_5.144); translated protein: MTEVVPRTVLYCGVCTLPPEYCEFGGAFKRCKAWLEDNDQELFAQLYSVEALTNAVQASSISAEKQEEIDRKLQKQQQKDEAKAERELLKKLASKVVIKRIERSKRKRIISVSGLEVFELDLKKLSKTFSSKFATGASVTKTADGKEEIVIQGDVGDGVEELITQMLKEKGLNQVKVEQIDEKKKKKE
- a CDS encoding uncharacterized protein (Compare to YALI0D06864g, weakly similar to uniprot|Q03516 Saccharomyces cerevisiae YMR266w conserved protein, similar to Saccharomyces cerevisiae SPO75 (YLL005C); ancestral locus Anc_5.211); translated protein: MNIDELVNAPQKGHSLAGMSIQTFLSSLVVAIVIFGIQLAIFILIRPRIKKLYEPRTYLVPPELRVVSPGSGLIDWLTATVRYDIEDVVDRGGLDSYFFLRFMRMLLWIFGVACCIIIPILVPINATGNTADMLSEPTGMDNLSWSNIGPYKSSRYSAHLVMAIATVIVLLALFTYELNVYIEKRHRYLTKPSHQIRATATTILIKYVPAHLRSEKAIKNLFRNLGDVKNVWFTRDYSKLTSLLSLQKKRYRQLECLVTKRIIKSEKTFKKDPENDSEDTTRYLPKPESIRSPLATVFGIDIKIPFLGTKHDSIEWHCEEIERLTKEIAALKSETSQFETMPTCMIQFNTQLDAHVACQSLSYHNPNFMDTRLIETDHRDVIWANMRGSFYEEKVRFAIATALNLALIIGWAIPVSVVGLISQISYLTQLLPFLSFLNDLPEAIKGAISGILPPLLLALLMMLVPPILTLLAYLKGISTGIRVQLDVQKYYYAFQYIQLFLVITVSSGLTTTVQQIVDTPTSTPTILANNLPKAANFFMSYLILQGMITSMNNMLRVDELIFHLLARIMPATTAHRKFSRLSSISEVIWGNTFPTYTNLATIGIIYSIISPIILIFCLISFSLTYMAFKYRIIYCNVNRVNSYGLFFPTAIFQLFTGIYTLQLCLIGLFFLVKDEKQTKFVCTKHAIIMIIVLAFTILYQLHLSSKLKAVIEYLPVDKAATDLNSEIVCEKGKQSISHIFTEGGTQYHEKTDGVKTEAGVNGTSISIRELADLQELETVPLTPYTVPENPFETPAALPGPQTQTSASISSPRVKNVAINTLTRLGRIVYTGSEDTRTTASQFMYRGIFDQLNTNLESISADNREKLLNRAFLHESLRTPDYICWVPEDELGVGIREIGRIRQQFPLVRISNDSCYLHNQKIMFTRAPPDYDEIKNMRL
- a CDS encoding uncharacterized protein (Compare to YALI0D06886g, similar to Saccharomyces cerevisiae MMM1 (YLL006W); ancestral locus Anc_5.210, some similarities with uniprot|P41800 Saccharomyces cerevisiae YLL006w MMM1 required for mitochondrial shape and structure); translated protein: MPAKEVLRSIQPPPEPMVIPAELIQKALKQQSGWGFTEGLVLGQLSVIITVIIILKFVIFAENKSPKKGNDMTAVSAKDKEAEHVAMGGQTANGVKTSGVRRNKSSTNLRNRLATGAAGASISRPGSSRVSMVRSTSGAVPVLGQNGGATPRGMAGSSVAGSTSNLAVPVPTTPTIAEGIEPENDSTLQDDSAIIDLDLDLDLSPVDEILHKTCYQLSSHAPESLDWFNVLVAQIITQLRFDAKANNNLNLLNSLDAAFNSKRPDFIDRINVTEINLGDDYPILSNCKITHKGTGPAGSGAASGNNMPNNAEYDDSRLEAQMDIDLSDTITLGIETRLNLNQPKILSPFLSLSTSLPVSLSVTIVRFTARLNISLYQQIEQTEEDEKDKRDTILSINFEPDYKLQLSVKSLVGSRSRLQNVPTLESLVDSKIQKWFRDHYVEPHQMIFILPSLWPRKKRSATAGAAGTATGADTASGSS